The following are encoded together in the Nocardioides sp. Arc9.136 genome:
- a CDS encoding DUF3618 domain-containing protein, whose translation MGQSTEELNSQIEDTRARMAGDLDALQDRVSPSAIVERRKEAARSKVLGVRDRIMGTATDVRDTVKDKASSAGDSMPSTSGMSAPDVRGAASSAVGTASSQVQGSPLAAGLVAFGAGLVIASLIPASKAEADLAHQTIETAKEKGQPLIEEARGAGQSLAADVKDQAAQAAQEVKQSATESAQKVKEEGQSSAESVKSDAQG comes from the coding sequence ATGGGCCAGAGCACAGAAGAGCTGAACAGCCAGATCGAGGACACCCGGGCCCGCATGGCCGGTGACCTCGACGCGTTGCAGGACCGGGTGAGCCCCTCCGCGATCGTGGAGCGGCGCAAGGAGGCCGCGCGCAGCAAGGTGCTCGGCGTCCGTGACCGGATCATGGGCACCGCGACCGACGTCCGCGACACCGTCAAGGACAAGGCCAGCAGCGCCGGCGACTCCATGCCGAGCACCTCGGGCATGTCGGCCCCCGACGTCCGCGGCGCCGCCTCCTCGGCGGTCGGCACGGCGAGCTCCCAGGTGCAGGGCTCGCCGCTCGCGGCCGGCCTCGTCGCCTTCGGTGCCGGCCTGGTCATCGCCTCGCTGATCCCGGCGAGCAAGGCCGAGGCCGACCTCGCCCACCAGACCATCGAGACGGCCAAGGAGAAGGGCCAGCCCCTCATCGAGGAGGCCCGCGGCGCCGGCCAGTCGCTCGCCGCCGACGTGAAGGACCAGGCCGCCCAGGCGGCCCAGGAGGTCAAGCAGTCGGCGACCGAGTCGGCCCAGAAGGTCAAGGAGGAGGGTCAGTCCTCTGCGGAGTCGGTCAAGTCCGACGCCCAGGGCTGA
- a CDS encoding phage holin family protein produces MTQPTHQPLHDPGAQPKGQPSGSTPVEGREPGQPADGRSLGEIVSDVTNDLTTLIKQEMDLAKVEMKEEFAKAGKGAGLLGGAGLAGYFTLLFLTLTLVFLLDNWMPIEVAALIATAVWAIVAGVLALTGRKALKESNPQLPQTQQTLKEDAQWARAQKS; encoded by the coding sequence GTGACCCAACCCACTCACCAGCCGCTGCACGACCCGGGCGCCCAGCCCAAGGGTCAGCCGAGCGGCTCCACGCCGGTGGAGGGCCGTGAACCCGGCCAGCCGGCCGACGGCCGCAGCCTCGGCGAGATCGTCAGCGACGTCACCAACGACCTGACGACCCTGATCAAGCAGGAGATGGACCTGGCCAAGGTCGAGATGAAGGAGGAGTTCGCCAAGGCCGGCAAGGGTGCCGGCCTGCTCGGCGGTGCCGGCCTCGCCGGTTACTTCACGCTCCTCTTCCTCACCCTGACCCTGGTGTTCCTGCTCGACAACTGGATGCCCATCGAGGTCGCCGCTCTCATCGCCACGGCGGTGTGGGCGATCGTCGCCGGTGTCCTGGCGCTGACCGGCCGCAAGGCCCTCAAGGAGAGCAACCCCCAGCTGCCGCAGACGCAGCAGACCCTGAAGGAGGACGCCCAATGGGCCAGAGCACAGAAGAGCTGA
- a CDS encoding glycosyltransferase family 39 protein: protein MPPARAVDLPGPATRHLALVAAGVAALLLLTADRYGPHRDELYFVLAGGHPDWGYVDQPPLVPVLAHAWDAVTGGRLWLFRLPSALAAGAVAWLTGLLARRLGGGTGAQVLAAVMMGLAPVTLAVGHLVSTSTYDLLVQVALVLVVLRALEDPRWWWAAGLLLGVGLQVKSLPLLLAASLVVGLLVAGPRHPFRSVHLYAGGLVALALWAPNLLWQRAHGWPQLELAEAIAAGGSGTSTGLVELWATQPGLVGPPVGVVLVVVGAVRLARSPHLRDRRFLLVSWGVLAVVVTVTGGKAYYLAAAYAPLVGAGAVAVAAWVGRGRARVRRTALVAGTVLGAVVGAVLFLPVLPADRLAGTPVVAVNYDAGETVGWPAFVDAVEAGLDAAGPGAVVVTGNYGEAGAVARWLPEVPVHSGHNSLWDLGPPADDDATAVVVGWPAARVEDWCASTEQVALVDNGVGLDNDEQDRPVLVCRGPLGGWSDLWPRLRRLG from the coding sequence GTGCCCCCAGCGCGAGCCGTGGACCTGCCGGGTCCGGCGACCCGTCACCTCGCGCTCGTCGCGGCCGGCGTCGCCGCGCTCCTGCTGCTCACCGCCGACCGCTACGGGCCGCACCGCGACGAGCTGTACTTCGTCCTCGCCGGCGGTCACCCCGACTGGGGGTACGTCGACCAGCCGCCGCTCGTCCCTGTGCTCGCCCACGCGTGGGACGCGGTGACCGGCGGCCGGCTGTGGCTCTTCCGGCTCCCGTCCGCGCTCGCCGCGGGTGCGGTCGCCTGGCTCACCGGGCTGCTCGCCCGCCGGCTGGGCGGCGGAACGGGGGCGCAGGTGCTGGCGGCGGTGATGATGGGGCTCGCCCCGGTCACCCTCGCGGTCGGGCACCTCGTGTCGACCTCGACGTACGACCTCCTCGTCCAGGTGGCCCTCGTGCTGGTGGTGCTGCGCGCGCTCGAGGACCCGCGCTGGTGGTGGGCGGCCGGCCTGCTGCTCGGGGTCGGCCTGCAGGTCAAGTCGCTGCCGCTGCTCCTCGCGGCGTCGTTGGTGGTCGGCCTCCTGGTGGCCGGGCCGCGACACCCCTTCCGCTCGGTGCACCTGTACGCCGGCGGGCTGGTCGCCCTGGCCCTGTGGGCCCCGAACCTGCTCTGGCAGCGGGCCCACGGGTGGCCGCAGCTGGAGCTGGCCGAGGCGATCGCCGCAGGCGGCTCCGGCACGAGCACCGGGCTGGTCGAGCTGTGGGCGACGCAACCGGGCCTGGTCGGGCCGCCGGTCGGCGTGGTGCTCGTCGTCGTCGGCGCGGTGCGTCTCGCCCGGTCGCCGCACCTGCGCGACCGGCGGTTCCTGCTCGTGTCGTGGGGCGTGCTGGCCGTCGTCGTGACCGTGACCGGCGGCAAGGCGTACTACCTCGCGGCGGCGTACGCGCCCCTCGTCGGCGCCGGCGCGGTCGCGGTCGCGGCGTGGGTCGGTCGCGGCCGGGCGCGGGTGCGACGCACCGCCCTGGTGGCGGGGACGGTGCTCGGGGCGGTCGTGGGGGCGGTGCTCTTCCTGCCGGTCCTGCCGGCCGACCGGCTGGCCGGGACCCCGGTGGTCGCGGTGAACTACGACGCCGGCGAGACCGTCGGCTGGCCGGCGTTCGTCGACGCCGTCGAGGCGGGCCTGGACGCCGCGGGCCCCGGCGCGGTCGTGGTGACCGGGAACTACGGCGAGGCCGGCGCGGTCGCCCGCTGGCTGCCCGAGGTCCCGGTGCACAGCGGGCACAACTCGCTGTGGGACCTCGGGCCGCCGGCCGACGACGACGCGACGGCGGTGGTCGTCGGCTGGCCGGCCGCGCGCGTCGAGGACTGGTGCGCGTCGACGGAGCAGGTGGCGCTGGTCGACAACGGCGTGGGCCTCGACAACGACGAGCAGGACCGTCCCGTGCTGGTCTGCCGGGGCCCCCTCGGCGGCTGGTCCGACCTCTGGCCGCGGCTGCGCCGCCTGGGCTGA
- a CDS encoding FAD-dependent oxidoreductase yields MIGTGEDSQDSQEYDVVVVGSGGGALTGAVLAARAGLSVVVVEKTGFLGGTSAYSGGACWLPGSDVQQRAGLPDSTDGARAYLGAILEDPDQDRVEAFLAHAPELVAELESDELMEFEWTPFAEYYDAPGRVPSGRSIQPSGIRRDDLPEQVAAWVRPPVERDRAGQPGRRTLTGGQALVARLAAMLVREGGAVSTGLPVTGLLTDGEQGTGRVVGVVGMSPEGPVQIRARRGVLLAAGGFEGNAAAREEHGVPGSAAWTMAPAGTNTGEPIAAAESIGAASDYSGLGWFCPGLEQPDGTGAFTLGFRSGLIVDQTGHRYGNECLPYDRFGRVMAEAPERIPSWFVFDSREDGRLPAIAIPEGDHDAHFAAGTWVRADTLEGLAEATGLPVDALTATVARFNGFCESGVDEDFGRGEDEYDTFFAGGTGPNKALTACDRPPYLAARVVLSDLGTKGGLVTDAAARVLREDGSPVPGLYATGNSAASLFGSVYPGPGAPLGSAMVFASLAVRDLLGA; encoded by the coding sequence GTGATCGGCACCGGTGAGGACAGCCAGGACAGCCAGGAGTACGACGTCGTCGTGGTCGGGTCGGGCGGTGGCGCCCTGACCGGGGCGGTCCTGGCGGCGCGCGCCGGCCTCTCGGTCGTCGTGGTCGAGAAGACCGGCTTCCTCGGCGGGACCTCGGCGTACTCCGGCGGCGCCTGCTGGCTGCCCGGCAGCGACGTGCAGCAGCGCGCCGGCCTGCCCGACTCCACCGACGGCGCGCGGGCCTACCTCGGCGCGATCCTCGAGGACCCCGACCAGGACCGGGTCGAGGCGTTCCTCGCCCACGCCCCGGAGCTGGTCGCGGAGCTGGAGTCCGACGAGCTCATGGAGTTCGAGTGGACCCCGTTCGCGGAGTACTACGACGCCCCCGGCCGGGTGCCGTCGGGCCGCTCGATCCAACCGTCCGGCATCCGCCGCGACGACCTCCCCGAGCAGGTCGCGGCGTGGGTGCGGCCTCCCGTCGAGCGCGACCGCGCGGGCCAGCCCGGCCGCCGCACACTGACCGGCGGCCAGGCCCTCGTCGCGCGGCTGGCGGCGATGCTCGTCCGCGAGGGTGGTGCGGTGTCCACCGGCCTGCCCGTGACCGGGCTGCTGACCGACGGCGAGCAGGGCACCGGGCGCGTCGTCGGCGTGGTCGGCATGAGCCCCGAGGGGCCGGTGCAGATCCGGGCGCGCCGCGGCGTGCTCCTGGCGGCCGGCGGCTTCGAGGGCAACGCCGCGGCCCGGGAGGAGCACGGCGTGCCGGGATCCGCCGCGTGGACGATGGCGCCGGCCGGCACCAACACCGGCGAGCCGATCGCCGCGGCCGAGTCGATCGGCGCCGCGAGCGACTACTCGGGCCTCGGCTGGTTCTGCCCCGGGCTCGAGCAGCCCGACGGCACCGGCGCGTTCACGCTCGGGTTCCGCAGCGGGCTCATCGTCGACCAGACCGGCCACCGCTACGGCAACGAGTGCCTGCCCTACGACCGGTTCGGCCGGGTCATGGCCGAGGCCCCCGAGCGCATCCCGTCGTGGTTCGTCTTCGACTCCCGCGAGGACGGCAGGCTGCCGGCGATCGCGATCCCCGAGGGCGACCACGACGCGCACTTCGCCGCGGGGACGTGGGTCCGCGCGGACACCCTCGAGGGCCTGGCGGAGGCGACCGGCCTCCCCGTCGACGCGCTGACCGCGACGGTCGCGCGCTTCAACGGCTTCTGCGAGTCCGGGGTCGATGAGGACTTCGGCCGCGGGGAGGACGAGTACGACACGTTCTTCGCCGGCGGCACCGGTCCCAACAAGGCGCTGACGGCGTGCGACCGGCCGCCGTACCTCGCCGCCCGGGTGGTCCTCTCCGACCTCGGCACCAAGGGCGGCCTGGTCACCGACGCCGCCGCCCGGGTGCTGCGCGAGGACGGCTCGCCGGTGCCCGGCCTGTACGCCACGGGCAACTCCGCCGCCTCCCTCTTCGGCAGCGTCTACCCCGGACCCGGGGCGCCGCTCGGGTCCGCGATGGTCTTCGCCTCGCTCGCCGTGCGGGACCTGCTGGGCGCCTGA
- the hrpA gene encoding ATP-dependent RNA helicase HrpA, with product MEITYPPELPVTQRRDDIAAAIRDHQVVIVAGETGSGKTTQLPKICLELGRGRGPGEGGGLIGHTQPRRIAARSVAERIAGELGTELGGPESPVGYQVRFTDRTSKATRVKLMTDGILLAELQRDRMLRRYDTIIIDEAHERSLNIDFLLGYLKRLLPRRPDLKLVITSATIDPERFAEHFSDGRGRPAPIIEVSGRTYPVEVRYRPLLELPENDDEGEPIVRDQTEAVVDAVKELSAEGPGDILVFLPGEREIRDTADALSELTGSTRGGGTEVVPLYSRLSAAEQHRVFAPHTGRRVVLATNVAETSLTVPGIRYVVDTGVARISRYSLRTKVQRLPIEPISQASANQRSGRCGRVAAGIAIRLYSEEDFTGRPEFTDPEILRTNLASVILQMASLGLGDLGRFPFVEPPDRRNITAGVQLLEELGALAVQAGTEDEGRAGQRLTRLGRRLARLPIDPRLARMVLEAERLGCVREVVVIAAALSLQDPRERPGPDHPAEQARADQLHARFKVEGSDFLTWLELWRYLKQQQKDLSSSAFRRLCRAEHLNYLRVREWQDFESQLRQVCKEMKIDVGHPADVPDADGIHQALLSGLLSHIGLLEERDKKEKAGERRRGPREYLGARGARFAIFPGSGLARKNPTYLMAGELVETSRLWARQNAAIKPEWAERLAGDLVKRTWSEPHWSKKRAAVMAYERATLYGVPLVADRLVSYGKVDPVVSRELFIRHALVQGEWHTRHRFLAENKRLLEEAEELEHRARRRDIVVDEETLFDFYDARVGAEVVSGAHFDQWWKRERQGRPELLTFDPSMLTHDTAEEVREADYPQEWQAEGLTFPISYHFEPGTVEDGLTIDVPVATLNRVAAEDFSWNVPGLREELVTELIRSLPKNLRVSFVPAPNKAREFLAAVPPGEEPLLDALERWCRSTTGVVVPREAWDWSKVPEHLRPTYRVVDEQGREQARGKDLEALKAPLRPRFRRALEEVATESGLTRTGATTWDFGTVDASFTQKRAGHEVKAHPALVDEGSTVGLQVFGSADEQEARHRLGVVRLLLLDTPSPVKAVLDSLTNHEKLALAGSPYPSVGALLEDCRRAVVVDLVDARPTVRDRAAYDALRTLAAADQEARLRAVVADVIRVLDLWRQADKALSGRAEMTMLPALSDLKAQLARLVHPGFVGEAGAAQLRSYPRYLQALLQRRTRLDEGWAAVDRDRRLMDQVADLQDAWQHATDALAPGRPPGAALRQVRWMLEEYRVSLWAQQLGTATPVSDQRIRKALQQASGSGPAGGSGGRA from the coding sequence GTGGAGATCACCTACCCGCCGGAGCTGCCGGTCACCCAGCGCCGCGACGACATCGCGGCCGCGATCCGGGACCACCAGGTTGTGATCGTGGCCGGCGAGACCGGTTCCGGCAAGACCACCCAGCTGCCCAAGATCTGCCTCGAGCTCGGCCGGGGCCGCGGCCCCGGCGAGGGCGGCGGGCTCATCGGGCACACCCAACCGCGGCGGATCGCCGCCCGGTCGGTCGCCGAGCGCATCGCCGGCGAGCTCGGCACCGAGCTCGGCGGGCCCGAGAGCCCGGTGGGCTACCAGGTGCGGTTCACCGACCGGACCTCGAAGGCGACCCGGGTCAAGCTGATGACCGACGGCATCCTGCTCGCCGAGCTGCAGCGCGACCGGATGCTGCGCAGGTACGACACGATCATCATCGACGAGGCGCACGAGCGCAGCCTCAACATCGACTTCCTGCTCGGCTACCTCAAGCGGCTGCTGCCCCGGCGCCCCGACCTCAAGCTGGTCATCACCAGCGCCACCATCGACCCCGAGCGGTTCGCCGAGCACTTCTCCGACGGCCGCGGGCGACCCGCACCGATCATCGAGGTCTCGGGCCGCACCTACCCGGTCGAGGTCCGCTACCGGCCGCTGCTGGAGCTGCCGGAGAACGACGACGAGGGCGAGCCGATCGTCCGCGACCAGACCGAGGCGGTCGTCGACGCGGTCAAGGAGCTCTCCGCCGAGGGACCCGGCGACATCCTGGTGTTCCTCCCCGGGGAGCGGGAGATCCGCGACACCGCCGACGCGCTCTCCGAGCTCACCGGCTCCACCCGCGGCGGCGGCACCGAGGTCGTCCCCCTCTACAGCCGGCTCTCCGCCGCCGAGCAGCACCGCGTCTTCGCGCCGCACACCGGCCGCCGGGTCGTCCTGGCCACCAACGTCGCGGAGACCTCGCTGACCGTCCCGGGGATCCGGTACGTCGTCGACACCGGCGTCGCGCGGATCTCGCGCTACTCCCTGCGCACCAAGGTCCAGCGGCTGCCCATCGAGCCGATCAGCCAGGCCTCGGCCAACCAGCGCTCCGGCCGCTGCGGCCGCGTCGCCGCCGGCATCGCGATCCGGCTGTACTCCGAGGAGGACTTCACCGGGCGCCCGGAGTTCACCGACCCCGAGATCCTGCGGACCAACCTGGCCAGCGTCATCCTCCAGATGGCGAGCCTCGGCCTCGGCGACCTCGGCCGGTTCCCGTTCGTCGAGCCGCCGGACCGCCGCAACATCACCGCCGGCGTGCAGCTGCTCGAGGAGCTCGGCGCCCTGGCCGTGCAGGCCGGCACCGAGGACGAGGGCCGGGCCGGCCAGCGGCTGACCCGGCTCGGCCGCCGCCTGGCCCGGCTGCCCATCGACCCGCGCCTGGCGCGGATGGTCCTGGAGGCCGAGCGGCTCGGCTGCGTGCGCGAGGTGGTCGTGATCGCGGCCGCGCTGTCGCTGCAGGACCCGCGCGAACGGCCCGGCCCCGACCACCCCGCCGAGCAGGCCCGGGCCGACCAGCTGCACGCCCGGTTCAAGGTCGAGGGCAGCGACTTCCTCACCTGGCTCGAGCTGTGGCGCTACCTCAAGCAGCAGCAGAAGGACCTCAGCAGCAGCGCTTTCCGTCGGCTGTGTCGTGCCGAGCACCTCAACTACCTGCGCGTCCGCGAGTGGCAGGACTTCGAGTCCCAGCTGCGGCAGGTGTGCAAGGAGATGAAGATCGACGTGGGCCATCCTGCCGACGTCCCCGACGCCGACGGGATCCACCAGGCGCTGCTCTCCGGCCTGCTCTCCCACATCGGCCTGCTCGAGGAGCGGGACAAGAAGGAGAAGGCGGGGGAGCGCCGGCGGGGTCCGCGCGAGTACCTCGGCGCCCGCGGCGCGCGGTTCGCGATCTTCCCCGGCAGCGGGCTGGCGCGGAAGAACCCGACGTACCTCATGGCCGGCGAGCTCGTCGAGACCAGCCGGCTGTGGGCCCGGCAGAACGCCGCGATCAAGCCCGAGTGGGCCGAGCGGCTGGCCGGCGACCTGGTCAAGCGCACCTGGAGCGAGCCGCACTGGAGCAAGAAGCGCGCGGCCGTCATGGCCTACGAGCGGGCGACGCTGTACGGCGTGCCGCTGGTCGCCGACCGGCTGGTGTCCTACGGCAAGGTCGACCCGGTCGTCTCCCGCGAGCTGTTCATCCGGCACGCGCTCGTGCAGGGCGAGTGGCACACCCGGCACCGGTTCCTGGCCGAGAACAAGCGGCTGCTCGAGGAGGCCGAGGAGCTCGAGCACCGCGCCCGGCGCCGCGACATCGTCGTCGACGAGGAGACGCTGTTCGACTTCTACGACGCCCGCGTGGGCGCCGAGGTCGTCAGCGGCGCGCACTTCGACCAGTGGTGGAAGCGGGAGCGGCAGGGGCGCCCCGAGCTGCTGACGTTCGACCCCTCGATGCTGACCCACGACACCGCCGAGGAGGTCCGCGAGGCCGACTACCCGCAGGAGTGGCAGGCCGAGGGCCTCACCTTTCCGATCAGCTACCACTTCGAGCCGGGCACGGTGGAGGACGGCCTCACCATCGACGTGCCGGTCGCGACGCTGAACCGGGTCGCGGCCGAGGACTTCTCCTGGAACGTGCCGGGCCTGCGCGAGGAGCTGGTCACCGAGCTGATCCGCAGCCTGCCGAAGAACCTGCGGGTCAGCTTCGTCCCGGCACCCAACAAGGCGCGGGAGTTCCTCGCCGCGGTGCCGCCGGGGGAGGAGCCGCTGCTCGACGCGCTCGAGCGGTGGTGCCGCTCCACGACCGGCGTGGTCGTGCCGCGGGAGGCGTGGGACTGGTCCAAGGTCCCCGAGCACCTGCGGCCGACGTACCGCGTCGTCGACGAGCAGGGTCGTGAGCAGGCCCGGGGCAAGGACCTCGAGGCGCTCAAGGCCCCGCTCCGGCCGCGGTTCCGCCGGGCGCTGGAGGAGGTCGCCACCGAGAGCGGGCTGACCCGCACCGGCGCCACGACGTGGGACTTCGGGACGGTGGACGCCTCGTTCACCCAGAAGCGCGCCGGCCACGAGGTCAAGGCCCATCCCGCGCTCGTCGACGAGGGGTCGACGGTCGGCCTCCAGGTCTTCGGGTCCGCCGACGAGCAGGAGGCCCGGCACCGCCTCGGCGTCGTCCGGCTGCTGCTCCTCGACACGCCCTCGCCGGTCAAGGCGGTCCTGGACTCCCTCACCAACCACGAGAAGCTCGCGCTGGCCGGCTCGCCGTACCCGTCGGTCGGTGCGCTGCTCGAGGACTGCCGTCGCGCGGTCGTGGTGGACCTGGTCGATGCCCGGCCCACGGTGCGCGACCGCGCGGCGTACGACGCGCTCCGCACGCTGGCGGCCGCCGACCAGGAGGCGCGGCTGCGCGCCGTGGTGGCCGACGTGATCCGCGTGCTCGACCTGTGGCGCCAGGCCGACAAGGCGCTGAGCGGCCGCGCGGAGATGACGATGCTGCCCGCGCTGTCGGACCTCAAGGCACAGCTCGCGCGGCTGGTGCACCCCGGCTTCGTCGGCGAGGCCGGGGCCGCCCAGCTGCGGTCCTACCCCCGTTACCTGCAGGCGCTGCTGCAGCGGCGGACCCGCCTCGACGAGGGCTGGGCCGCGGTCGACCGCGACCGGCGCCTGATGGACCAGGTCGCGGACCTGCAGGACGCCTGGCAGCACGCCACCGACGCGCTGGCGCCGGGACGTCCGCCGGGCGCCGCGCTGCGCCAGGTCCGGTGGATGCTCGAGGAGTACCGCGTCTCCCTGTGGGCCCAGCAGCTGGGCACCGCCACCCCGGTCAGCGACCAGCGCATCCGCAAGGCGCTGCAGCAGGCCAGCGGCTCGGGCCCGGCCGGTGGCTCGGGCGGGCGGGCGTAG
- a CDS encoding type II toxin-antitoxin system PemK/MazF family toxin, which produces MRRSRSGVLTTLGRRLRRPRARSSYAPQADGRPDPGEVVWAWVPYEDDPRQGKDRPVLVIARVQAPEGERLLALMLTSKDHDRDAADEARWGRHWMDVGSGGWDRERRPSEVRLDRLLQLDPASVRREGAALDRGTFDAVVAAAAPYLSRGRSPRSGARPGAPGSAPRATGPRRWRPRRR; this is translated from the coding sequence GTGAGGCGCTCCCGGTCCGGCGTGCTCACCACTCTCGGTCGCAGGCTGCGCCGCCCGCGCGCCCGGTCCTCCTACGCGCCGCAGGCCGACGGTCGCCCCGATCCCGGCGAGGTCGTCTGGGCGTGGGTCCCCTACGAGGACGACCCGCGACAGGGCAAGGACCGCCCGGTGCTGGTGATCGCGCGCGTCCAGGCGCCGGAGGGCGAGCGGCTGCTCGCGCTGATGCTGACCAGCAAGGACCACGACCGCGACGCCGCCGACGAAGCTCGCTGGGGCCGGCACTGGATGGACGTCGGGTCCGGCGGCTGGGACCGCGAGCGGCGGCCCAGCGAGGTGCGCCTGGACCGGCTGCTCCAGCTCGACCCGGCCTCGGTACGCCGCGAGGGCGCCGCGCTGGACCGGGGCACGTTCGACGCGGTCGTGGCCGCGGCCGCGCCGTACCTCAGCCGCGGAAGGTCGCCGCGATCCGGCGCACGGCCTGGCGCGCCGGGTTCCGCCCCGAGGGCCACCGGGCCTCGTCGGTGGCGACCTCGACGACGCTGA
- a CDS encoding extracellular solute-binding protein — MRLRRGRRTALAALAMVLSTGAVACTGDGGEEPAPEPTRRAAPTQLLFGVWGSDEEVAAYQAMVDTYNAEADDSQVELRSWPDRAALEDALEAGGKVPDVFLASRRDLKWLVDEGLTQPVDELLDERGTAFGDNYSRDALTAFSADARLQCMPYGISPMVVFYNTELVDFERMRNRDLPAPSSPEDERWSFEEFVASADFSTRPRLRTRGVHVDPTLAGLAPFVYSGGGEVFDDQTDPTSTAFASEGSREALTRTLELLRNPQLTLTEKQLQRATPQEWFERGRLGMMTGFRSMVPELRKVPGLQFDVMPIPTLGTYATVGDITGLCLSSSAASTAEGADFLVHATSTESVTRVVRAGYLVPANLEVAYSDDFLQPDRQPSHGAVFTDSIRALRLPPLLDTWDELEAALEGDLRSLVTAAPELDLEAVTEQIDLDSRTVLDPESLESESPSDGASDDASDEESPDEE; from the coding sequence GTGAGGCTGCGACGGGGACGGCGGACAGCCCTGGCGGCGCTCGCGATGGTGCTCAGCACGGGTGCGGTCGCCTGCACCGGCGACGGTGGCGAGGAGCCCGCGCCGGAGCCGACGCGCAGGGCGGCGCCCACCCAGCTGCTGTTCGGCGTCTGGGGCAGCGACGAGGAGGTCGCGGCGTACCAGGCGATGGTCGACACCTACAACGCCGAGGCCGACGACAGCCAGGTCGAGCTGCGCAGCTGGCCGGACCGGGCCGCGCTGGAGGACGCCCTGGAGGCCGGCGGCAAGGTCCCCGACGTCTTCCTGGCCTCGCGACGCGACCTGAAGTGGCTGGTCGACGAGGGGCTGACCCAGCCCGTCGACGAGCTGCTCGACGAGCGCGGCACCGCCTTCGGCGACAACTACTCCCGCGACGCGCTCACGGCGTTCTCCGCCGACGCGCGCCTGCAGTGCATGCCGTACGGCATCTCCCCGATGGTCGTCTTCTACAACACCGAGCTCGTCGACTTCGAGCGGATGCGCAACCGCGACCTGCCGGCGCCGAGCAGCCCGGAGGACGAGCGCTGGTCCTTCGAGGAGTTCGTCGCCTCCGCGGACTTCTCCACCCGGCCGCGGCTGCGCACGCGCGGGGTGCACGTCGACCCGACGCTGGCCGGTCTCGCGCCGTTCGTCTACAGCGGCGGCGGCGAGGTCTTCGACGACCAGACCGACCCCACCTCGACGGCCTTCGCCAGCGAGGGCAGCCGCGAGGCGCTCACCCGCACCCTCGAGCTGCTGCGCAACCCCCAGCTCACGCTCACCGAGAAGCAGCTGCAGCGCGCGACGCCGCAGGAGTGGTTCGAGCGGGGCCGGCTCGGGATGATGACCGGCTTCCGGTCGATGGTGCCCGAGCTCCGGAAGGTCCCGGGCCTGCAGTTCGACGTGATGCCCATCCCGACGCTCGGCACCTACGCCACCGTCGGTGACATCACCGGGCTCTGCCTGTCCAGCTCCGCGGCGAGCACCGCCGAGGGCGCCGACTTCCTGGTCCACGCGACCTCGACCGAGTCCGTGACCCGGGTCGTCCGGGCCGGCTACCTCGTGCCGGCCAACCTCGAGGTCGCCTACTCCGACGACTTCCTCCAGCCCGACCGCCAGCCCTCGCACGGAGCGGTCTTCACCGACTCGATCCGGGCGCTGCGGCTGCCGCCGCTGCTCGACACCTGGGACGAGCTCGAGGCCGCGCTCGAGGGCGACCTGCGCTCGCTCGTCACCGCCGCCCCCGAGCTGGACCTCGAGGCGGTCACCGAGCAGATCGACCTGGACTCCCGGACCGTGCTCGACCCCGAGTCGCTGGAGTCGGAGTCGCCGTCGGACGGCGCCTCGGACGACGCCTCCGACGAGGAGAGCCCGGACGAGGAGTAG